In one window of Haemophilus parainfluenzae DNA:
- a CDS encoding TOBE domain-containing protein — protein sequence MKISARNQLKGTVKSIETGSVNAIVHIDIGNGNVISSTISIDAVKELGLAVGKEAYAIIKATSVMVGVE from the coding sequence ATGAAAATTAGTGCAAGAAACCAACTTAAAGGTACTGTAAAATCAATCGAAACTGGTTCTGTGAACGCAATCGTACACATTGATATCGGTAACGGTAATGTCATTTCTTCTACCATCTCTATCGATGCAGTAAAAGAATTAGGTTTAGCAGTTGGTAAAGAAGCATATGCGATTATCAAAGCAACGTCTGTAATGGTTGGTGTTGAATAA
- the metE gene encoding 5-methyltetrahydropteroyltriglutamate--homocysteine S-methyltransferase, with protein MTTFHLAGFPRVGAKRELKFAQERYWRGEIEEADLLDIAKRLRELNWQHQAKANADFIAVADFTLYDHILDLQVATGAIPTRFGFDSQNLTLDQYFQLARGNKTQFAIEMTKWFDTNYHYLVPEFHKETQFKANPTHYVTQIREAKALGYDVKPTIVGPLTFLWLGKEKGAAFNRFDLLTQLVPVYVEILNALAAEGVEYIQIDEPALTLDLPAEWISAYKAVYATFAEQVKAKLLLATYFGSVAEHADLLKALPVAGLHIDLVRAPEQLAAFADYDKILSVGIIDGRNIWRANLNQVLDVVEPLKAKLGDRLWIAPSCSLLHTPYDLEVETQLQANKPELYQWLAFTLQKIQELRIIKTALEQDHEAVQAELAASQTAADARKNSCEIHRTCVAERLANLPKNADQRKSPFAERIKLQNAWLNLPLLPTTNIGSFPQTTAIRHARAAFKKGELSLADYETAMKKEIEFVVREQEKLDLDVLVHGEAERNDMVEYFGELLDGFAFTKFGWVQSYGSRCVKPPVIYGDVTRPEPMTVRWSQYAQSLTNKVMKGMLTGPVTILQWSFVRNDISRETVCKQIAVALSDEVLDLEKAGIKVIQIDEPAIREGLPLKRADWDAYLKWAGEAFRLSSMGCKDDTQIHTHMCYSEFNDILPAIAALDADVITIETSRSDMELLTAFGDFKYPNDIGPGVYDIHSPRVPAAEEIEHLLRKALQVVPKERLWVNPDCGLKTRGWPETIAALKVMVDVTKKLRAELA; from the coding sequence ATGACAACATTTCATTTAGCAGGATTTCCGCGCGTAGGCGCAAAGCGTGAACTTAAATTTGCTCAAGAGCGTTACTGGCGTGGCGAAATTGAGGAAGCGGATTTATTAGATATTGCAAAAAGATTACGTGAACTAAATTGGCAGCACCAAGCCAAGGCAAATGCTGATTTTATCGCAGTGGCTGATTTTACACTTTACGATCATATTTTAGATTTACAAGTGGCAACAGGTGCGATTCCTACTCGCTTTGGTTTCGATAGCCAAAATTTAACACTCGATCAATATTTCCAATTAGCGCGTGGTAATAAAACTCAATTTGCGATTGAAATGACAAAATGGTTCGATACCAACTACCATTATCTTGTTCCTGAATTCCATAAAGAAACGCAATTTAAAGCAAATCCAACTCATTATGTGACACAAATCCGTGAAGCTAAAGCGCTTGGGTATGATGTTAAACCAACTATCGTTGGTCCACTCACTTTCCTTTGGTTAGGGAAAGAAAAAGGTGCAGCATTTAATCGCTTTGATTTATTAACACAACTCGTGCCGGTTTATGTTGAAATCTTAAATGCATTAGCTGCAGAAGGTGTTGAATACATTCAAATTGATGAACCTGCTCTCACTTTAGATTTACCGGCAGAATGGATTTCTGCTTATAAAGCGGTTTACGCCACTTTTGCTGAACAAGTGAAAGCGAAATTATTGCTTGCGACTTATTTCGGCTCTGTGGCAGAACACGCTGATTTGTTAAAAGCCTTACCTGTAGCAGGTTTACATATCGATTTAGTGCGCGCACCAGAACAACTTGCTGCCTTCGCGGATTATGACAAAATCTTATCTGTAGGCATCATTGATGGCCGTAATATTTGGCGTGCAAACTTGAATCAAGTGTTAGATGTGGTTGAACCATTAAAAGCGAAATTAGGTGATCGTTTGTGGATTGCGCCAAGCTGCTCTCTCCTCCATACACCTTATGATTTAGAAGTTGAAACGCAACTCCAAGCAAATAAGCCTGAGCTTTATCAATGGTTGGCTTTCACGTTACAAAAAATTCAAGAATTACGCATTATTAAGACCGCACTAGAACAAGATCATGAAGCCGTTCAAGCCGAATTAGCTGCCTCTCAAACAGCTGCAGATGCGCGTAAAAACTCGTGTGAAATTCACCGCACTTGTGTGGCAGAACGTTTAGCAAATCTACCGAAAAATGCTGATCAACGTAAATCGCCATTTGCGGAACGCATTAAATTACAAAATGCGTGGTTAAATTTACCACTTCTACCCACCACGAATATTGGTTCTTTCCCACAAACGACTGCCATTCGTCATGCTCGTGCAGCCTTCAAAAAAGGCGAACTCAGCTTAGCTGATTACGAAACTGCAATGAAAAAAGAAATTGAATTTGTTGTACGTGAGCAAGAAAAATTAGACTTAGATGTATTGGTACATGGCGAAGCAGAACGTAACGACATGGTGGAATATTTCGGCGAACTACTCGATGGTTTTGCTTTCACCAAATTTGGTTGGGTACAAAGTTATGGTTCTCGTTGCGTAAAACCGCCTGTGATTTACGGTGATGTGACTCGTCCAGAACCCATGACGGTACGTTGGTCACAATATGCCCAAAGCCTTACCAATAAAGTGATGAAAGGCATGCTGACAGGTCCAGTCACGATCTTACAATGGTCTTTCGTGCGTAACGATATTTCTCGTGAAACAGTCTGCAAACAAATTGCGGTAGCGCTTTCTGATGAAGTGTTAGATTTAGAAAAAGCAGGTATCAAAGTGATTCAAATTGATGAGCCGGCTATTCGTGAAGGTTTACCGTTAAAACGTGCAGATTGGGATGCTTATTTGAAATGGGCGGGCGAAGCCTTCCGTTTAAGCTCAATGGGTTGCAAAGATGATACCCAAATTCATACGCACATGTGTTATTCCGAATTTAACGACATTCTACCCGCTATTGCAGCCTTAGATGCCGATGTCATCACTATCGAAACCTCGCGTTCTGACATGGAATTACTCACCGCATTTGGTGATTTCAAATACCCGAATGATATTGGTCCTGGCGTATATGACATTCATAGTCCTCGCGTGCCTGCAGCAGAAGAAATTGAACATCTTCTTCGCAAAGCATTACAAGTGGTGCCGAAAGAACGTTTATGGGTAAACCCAGACTGTGGATTAAAAACGCGCGGTTGGCCAGAAACGATTGCTGCACTAAAAGTGATGGTTGATGTCACGAAAAAATTACGTGCTGAATTAGCATAA
- the ttcA gene encoding tRNA 2-thiocytidine(32) synthetase TtcA produces MTEQILDKKQTYNFNKLQKRLRRNVGNAIADFGMIEEGDKVMVCLSGGKDSYTLLDILLNLQQSAPIKFDIVAVNLDQKQPGFPEHVLPEYLQSIGVDYKIVEENTYGIVKEKIPEGKTTCSLCSRLRRGILYRTATELGATKIALGHHRDDMLATLFLNMFYGGKLKSMPPKLISDDGKQIVIRPLAYCKEKDIEKYAVAKEFPIIPCNLCGSQPNLQRQVVKEMLNTWDRQYPGRLETMFSAMQNITLSHLCDPKLFDFKGIKHGQSLDGIEGDTAFDEERIEPMKFDDEETSDYADNEMISFKEVN; encoded by the coding sequence ATGACAGAACAAATTCTAGATAAAAAACAGACTTATAATTTCAATAAATTGCAAAAACGTCTTCGCCGTAATGTAGGCAATGCAATTGCTGATTTTGGCATGATTGAAGAGGGCGATAAAGTAATGGTTTGTCTTTCTGGTGGTAAAGACAGCTATACACTTCTTGATATTTTGTTGAATTTACAACAAAGTGCACCGATTAAATTTGATATTGTAGCGGTCAATTTAGACCAAAAACAACCAGGTTTTCCTGAGCATGTTTTACCAGAATATCTGCAAAGTATTGGTGTGGATTATAAAATCGTTGAAGAAAATACTTATGGCATCGTGAAAGAGAAAATTCCGGAAGGTAAAACAACGTGTTCTCTCTGCTCTCGCCTACGCCGTGGTATTTTATACCGTACAGCAACAGAACTTGGTGCAACCAAAATTGCACTTGGACACCATCGTGATGATATGTTGGCTACCCTATTTCTGAATATGTTCTACGGTGGAAAATTAAAGTCTATGCCTCCAAAATTGATTTCAGATGATGGCAAACAAATCGTGATTCGTCCATTGGCTTATTGCAAAGAAAAAGATATTGAAAAATATGCCGTAGCCAAAGAATTCCCAATTATCCCTTGTAATTTATGTGGTTCTCAACCTAATTTACAACGTCAAGTGGTGAAAGAAATGTTGAATACTTGGGACCGTCAATATCCAGGTCGCTTAGAAACCATGTTTAGCGCGATGCAAAACATTACGTTGTCACACTTATGTGACCCAAAACTCTTCGATTTCAAAGGCATCAAACATGGCCAATCACTTGATGGTATTGAAGGGGATACCGCATTTGATGAAGAACGCATCGAACCAATGAAATTTGATGATGAAGAAACGTCCGACTACGCCGATAATGAAATGATCAGCTTTAAAGAAGTAAATTAA
- the cdd gene encoding cytidine deaminase, translated as MQQKIQQALANSPLSNAIFSALEEQEWKGFLPAEKVRLICDEFKLTPVQLGLALLPVAACYSHTPISEFHVGAIAIGESGDFYFGANQEFQGSSMAQTIHAEQSAISHAWLRNEPRITDIVVNYTPCGHCRQFMNELYQAADLKIHLPHSQNNPLPQYLPDSFGPKDLGVDLLLLNKEEQGFTLTTEDEVANKAILGANRAHSPYSKSPHGVGILFKNGEMICGRYAENAAFNPSLPAMQTAINFAYLNQLDVSKIERVVFAEKPLCLSHRKMAEQLLKSLCKVKMEYISL; from the coding sequence ATGCAACAAAAAATTCAACAAGCATTAGCAAACTCGCCACTTTCAAATGCAATTTTTTCTGCGTTAGAAGAACAAGAATGGAAAGGCTTTTTACCGGCTGAAAAAGTGCGGTTAATTTGTGATGAATTTAAGCTTACGCCTGTTCAACTAGGTTTGGCACTTTTGCCCGTAGCGGCTTGTTATAGCCATACACCCATTTCAGAATTCCATGTTGGCGCGATTGCGATTGGTGAAAGTGGTGATTTTTACTTTGGTGCGAACCAGGAGTTTCAGGGTAGTAGCATGGCTCAAACCATCCATGCTGAACAAAGTGCGATTAGCCATGCATGGTTACGTAATGAACCTCGCATCACGGATATTGTGGTGAATTACACGCCTTGTGGTCACTGCCGTCAATTTATGAATGAGCTTTATCAAGCAGCAGATTTAAAGATCCATTTGCCACACAGCCAAAATAATCCACTTCCTCAATATTTACCCGATAGCTTTGGCCCGAAAGATCTAGGCGTTGATTTGCTTCTATTAAATAAAGAAGAACAAGGTTTCACTTTGACGACGGAAGATGAAGTGGCAAATAAAGCCATTTTAGGGGCAAATCGAGCACATTCACCTTATTCTAAAAGCCCTCATGGTGTAGGCATTTTATTTAAAAATGGGGAAATGATTTGTGGTCGATATGCAGAAAATGCAGCATTTAACCCAAGCTTACCCGCTATGCAAACCGCCATTAATTTTGCTTACTTAAATCAACTGGATGTATCGAAAATTGAGCGAGTGGTATTTGCAGAGAAACCGTTGTGTTTAAGTCACCGCAAGATGGCAGAGCAGTTATTGAAGAGCCTCTGCAAGGTAAAAATGGAATATATTAGCCTGTAA
- a CDS encoding ABC transporter substrate-binding protein: MLKHSLKKGLIALSLSACFALPLQAKIVTDVEGNKIELPDNVQRVADLWHANNQIVLLLGGANKLVGTTTSIAANPWYSEVYPNIKNVPVLTNGETIQTEELLSHKPDAVLLSKKSMLTEVEQAGLKGVRVSFQDFDGLKKTVRITAEVLGDKAPEIAESYIKELEDNIQFVENRLKGLKDEARPTVLHLTKGSDLLMIDGGKSMIGEWIKLAGGKSVLPDEANMVTVTVESIIQANPDVIIIGSSGNKAQAAIDKIKGDPAWQSISAVKNNRIYANPTGTFPWDRYSAEEALQILWAALLFHPEHFKDLNMVEKTQTFYKKYYGYALSKENAEQILKGLSPIK, translated from the coding sequence ATGTTGAAACATTCTCTGAAAAAAGGCTTAATTGCACTTTCCCTTTCCGCCTGCTTTGCACTACCATTGCAAGCAAAAATCGTGACGGATGTTGAAGGTAATAAAATTGAATTACCAGATAACGTTCAACGCGTTGCTGATCTTTGGCATGCCAATAACCAAATTGTCTTACTATTAGGCGGTGCCAATAAACTGGTTGGCACGACCACATCTATCGCAGCCAATCCTTGGTATAGCGAAGTATATCCAAATATCAAAAACGTACCAGTATTAACCAATGGTGAAACAATTCAAACAGAAGAACTGTTAAGTCATAAACCAGATGCAGTGTTGCTCTCGAAAAAATCCATGTTAACTGAAGTGGAACAAGCGGGATTAAAAGGCGTGCGTGTAAGTTTCCAAGATTTTGATGGTTTAAAGAAAACCGTACGGATTACCGCTGAAGTTTTAGGTGATAAAGCACCTGAAATTGCAGAAAGCTATATCAAAGAATTAGAAGACAATATTCAATTTGTGGAAAATCGTCTTAAAGGTCTCAAAGATGAAGCGCGCCCTACGGTGTTACATCTCACTAAAGGCTCTGACTTATTGATGATTGACGGTGGAAAATCCATGATCGGTGAATGGATTAAATTAGCCGGCGGTAAAAGCGTATTACCGGATGAAGCGAATATGGTGACCGTCACCGTAGAAAGCATTATTCAAGCCAATCCAGATGTGATCATCATTGGCAGCAGCGGCAATAAAGCGCAAGCAGCGATAGATAAAATCAAAGGTGATCCGGCATGGCAATCAATAAGTGCGGTCAAAAATAATCGTATTTATGCCAATCCAACCGGCACGTTTCCATGGGATCGCTATAGTGCCGAAGAAGCCTTACAAATTCTTTGGGCAGCTCTGCTCTTCCATCCTGAACACTTTAAAGATTTAAACATGGTAGAAAAAACGCAAACCTTCTATAAGAAATATTACGGTTACGCGTTAAGTAAAGAAAATGCCGAGCAAATCTTAAAAGGTTTATCACCTATTAAGTAG
- a CDS encoding TusE/DsrC/DsvC family sulfur relay protein, with protein sequence MITVQGKQIETDAFGYLLNIAEWNEDVAKHIAQLEGIELAEAHWEVIYFVRDFYQEYNTSPAIRMLVKAMSEKLGSDKGNSRYLQRLFPDGPAKQATKLAGLPKPAKCL encoded by the coding sequence ATGATTACCGTGCAAGGAAAACAAATCGAAACCGACGCCTTTGGCTATTTGTTAAATATTGCAGAGTGGAATGAGGATGTAGCAAAACATATCGCTCAGTTAGAAGGTATAGAACTGGCCGAAGCTCACTGGGAAGTGATTTATTTTGTGCGTGATTTCTATCAAGAATATAACACCTCCCCTGCGATTCGAATGCTGGTAAAAGCCATGTCAGAAAAATTAGGCTCAGATAAAGGTAATAGTCGCTATTTGCAACGACTCTTCCCTGACGGACCAGCTAAGCAAGCAACCAAACTGGCGGGTCTGCCAAAACCGGCTAAATGCTTATAA
- a CDS encoding FecCD family ABC transporter permease — MNKSSLTFPLLLCLLIGLILCSLSCGRFAIPFEDVVQSLIGNNVNDVQNNIIFNLRLPRVIAAILVGASLAIAGVVYQGIFRNPLVSPDILGVSNGACVGAALAILIGSGMLGIQAFAFVGGLIAVLLTMNLPRLIQRDSTIVLVLSGIIVSGFMMATLGLLKYLADPETQLADIVYWQLGSLTKSNYDNLLILSPIILLTTLGLFLMRWRINVLSLGDREAKLIGTNIRLERGLMVICATLLTASSVCLSGTIGWLGLVIPHLARLFIGDNNIKSLPLAGLIGAIFLLVIDTLARNLYIQEIPLGILTGFIGAPFFAWVLIKQKVVD; from the coding sequence ATGAACAAATCCTCCCTTACCTTTCCCCTTTTACTTTGCTTGCTTATTGGGCTCATTTTATGTTCGCTCTCTTGCGGGCGTTTTGCGATTCCGTTTGAGGATGTAGTGCAAAGCCTGATTGGCAATAATGTCAATGATGTGCAAAACAACATTATTTTTAATCTTCGTTTGCCCCGAGTGATTGCTGCCATACTTGTCGGTGCCTCATTGGCTATTGCGGGTGTTGTGTATCAAGGTATTTTCCGCAATCCATTGGTTTCACCTGATATTTTAGGCGTGTCTAATGGTGCCTGTGTTGGTGCCGCATTAGCGATTTTAATCGGTTCGGGGATGCTGGGCATTCAAGCCTTTGCTTTTGTCGGTGGTTTGATTGCCGTCTTGCTCACCATGAATTTACCGCGTTTAATTCAGCGTGACTCCACCATTGTTTTAGTGCTTTCCGGCATTATCGTCTCAGGTTTTATGATGGCAACATTAGGCCTATTGAAATACCTCGCCGATCCCGAAACTCAGCTAGCTGACATTGTGTATTGGCAATTAGGGAGCCTAACCAAATCTAACTACGACAACTTGCTCATCCTTTCTCCTATTATTTTGCTTACTACCCTTGGCTTATTTTTAATGCGTTGGCGTATAAATGTGCTTTCATTGGGCGATCGCGAGGCGAAATTAATTGGGACAAATATTCGATTAGAGCGTGGATTAATGGTGATTTGTGCCACATTGCTGACGGCTTCATCGGTTTGCTTAAGCGGGACAATTGGTTGGCTTGGTTTAGTAATTCCGCATTTAGCACGGCTTTTCATTGGTGATAACAATATCAAAAGTTTACCGCTAGCTGGACTTATCGGTGCGATTTTCTTGCTCGTTATCGACACTCTTGCCCGCAATTTATACATTCAAGAAATTCCTCTCGGTATTCTCACTGGCTTTATCGGTGCGCCATTCTTTGCTTGGGTACTGATTAAACAAAAGGTGGTGGACTAA
- a CDS encoding ABC transporter ATP-binding protein, with protein MSSSIKVIKEQNIIDLENIVVQFPSRDGSLFGRKKFTAVNNVSLGIKAGETIGLVGESGCGKSTLANVIIGLLKPTSGLVKFNGLQMQYGSSEARKQFGRQVSVIFQDPATALNPRMKVLDILRDPMDIHNVLQPHEREKRVYDLLSRVGLPRSAALVEPTRLSGGQKQRVAIARALALNPKLIVADEPTSALDVSVRAQVLNLLADLKKELNLAMVFISHDIQTVRQVSDRIVVMYGGQILETGSTEDIFNNPTVDYTRKLLGVAPSLL; from the coding sequence ATGAGCAGTAGTATTAAAGTCATTAAAGAACAAAACATCATCGATTTAGAAAATATCGTGGTGCAATTTCCTTCTCGCGACGGTTCATTGTTTGGACGTAAAAAATTCACTGCGGTGAACAATGTGAGTCTTGGTATTAAAGCGGGGGAAACCATTGGTTTAGTTGGGGAGTCTGGCTGCGGGAAATCTACCTTAGCCAATGTGATTATTGGCCTTCTTAAACCAACATCAGGTTTAGTGAAATTCAACGGTTTACAAATGCAATATGGCAGCTCAGAAGCGAGAAAACAATTTGGTCGCCAAGTATCGGTCATTTTCCAAGACCCAGCAACAGCATTGAATCCTCGTATGAAAGTGTTGGATATTTTGCGTGATCCAATGGATATTCACAATGTGTTACAACCTCATGAACGGGAAAAACGTGTGTATGACTTGCTTTCTCGCGTCGGTTTACCACGTTCTGCAGCACTAGTTGAGCCAACTCGTTTATCTGGTGGGCAAAAACAACGTGTGGCGATTGCACGTGCTTTAGCGCTGAACCCAAAACTGATTGTTGCGGATGAGCCAACTTCTGCATTAGACGTATCCGTTCGCGCTCAGGTGTTAAACTTATTGGCGGACTTGAAAAAAGAACTCAATCTTGCCATGGTGTTTATCTCTCACGATATCCAAACCGTACGTCAAGTATCTGATCGCATTGTCGTAATGTACGGCGGTCAAATTTTGGAAACGGGTAGCACTGAAGATATTTTCAATAACCCAACAGTGGACTACACAAGAAAATTACTCGGTGTTGCGCCATCGTTGTTATAA
- a CDS encoding dipeptide/oligopeptide/nickel ABC transporter permease/ATP-binding protein: MFRQGLADRLAASGARFRALSTASKISLLFLVFVALVAVFAPWVATHDPLEVIARMRAPSAEYWFGTDRLGRDIFSRIVYGAQTSLFIGLGAVACAIIFGSVLGATAATSEKWGNEIIMRLMDILMAFPGIALAAVLLATFGNSVPVIIITIAVVYTPQLARVVRANVVSQWDEDYVRAERVIGGSRTYILLKHVVRNTAAPVLVFATVMVADAIVFEASLSFLGAGVQPPHPSWGNILSEGRNIVLNGAWWATTFAGVMILLTVLALNILAEGLTDALVNPRLKGGKKPEGKSDERLSTDVQEALAEGLALKRYLLKLHEKEITRTNRMQLNPNAKPILQVKNLSIRFPNRYGEIPLVDNISFTVNEGETMGLVGESGCGKSITAFSIMGLLPKTAKITGEVLFTDRSGKQHSLLNANNLSELRGSEIAMIYQDSLSALNPSMRIKDQMAQLIKRGSHHTAEKLLEWVHLDPEKVLNRYPHELSGGQRQRVVIAMALTREPKLLIADEPTTALDVTVQAEVVKLLNELREKLGFAMVFVSHDLALVAQLAHHITVMYAGQVVEMAPTSLLLANPTHEYTRGLLGSVLSTEVRAKRLYQIPGSVPSPYDFAVGDRFASRSLRPDANPEQKLVLTAVEGEPSHLWASHLAKPVTEAKGA, from the coding sequence ATGTTTCGTCAAGGTTTAGCAGATCGATTAGCGGCAAGCGGTGCGAGATTCCGAGCACTTTCCACCGCATCAAAAATTTCATTATTATTCTTAGTTTTCGTTGCTTTAGTGGCGGTATTTGCCCCTTGGGTAGCAACACATGATCCATTAGAAGTGATCGCACGTATGCGTGCTCCAAGTGCGGAATATTGGTTTGGGACTGATCGACTTGGTCGTGATATTTTCTCTCGTATTGTTTATGGTGCCCAAACGTCCTTATTTATCGGTTTAGGTGCGGTAGCTTGCGCCATTATTTTCGGTAGTGTTTTAGGTGCAACTGCAGCCACATCCGAGAAATGGGGCAATGAAATTATCATGCGCTTAATGGATATTTTAATGGCCTTCCCAGGTATCGCATTAGCGGCAGTGTTATTAGCAACCTTTGGTAACTCAGTGCCGGTCATTATCATCACCATTGCTGTGGTTTATACACCGCAACTTGCACGTGTGGTTCGTGCTAACGTGGTATCACAATGGGATGAAGACTATGTGCGTGCTGAACGCGTTATTGGTGGTAGCCGTACTTATATTCTTCTCAAACACGTTGTACGCAATACCGCGGCACCGGTTTTAGTCTTCGCGACCGTAATGGTGGCAGATGCCATTGTATTCGAAGCCTCACTTTCTTTCTTAGGCGCAGGTGTACAACCCCCACATCCTTCATGGGGTAACATTCTTTCTGAAGGTCGTAACATCGTGTTAAACGGTGCATGGTGGGCGACAACCTTTGCGGGTGTGATGATTCTTTTAACCGTATTAGCCTTAAATATCTTAGCGGAAGGTCTTACTGATGCCTTGGTTAACCCGCGCTTAAAAGGTGGTAAAAAACCAGAAGGCAAATCAGATGAACGTCTTTCTACTGACGTACAAGAAGCACTTGCTGAAGGTCTTGCATTAAAACGTTACTTACTCAAATTACATGAAAAAGAAATCACCCGTACGAATCGTATGCAATTAAATCCAAATGCAAAACCGATTTTACAAGTGAAAAACTTATCTATTCGTTTCCCTAATCGTTATGGTGAAATTCCACTGGTAGATAACATCAGCTTCACCGTAAATGAAGGGGAAACCATGGGGTTAGTCGGTGAGTCTGGTTGTGGTAAATCTATTACAGCATTCTCTATCATGGGCTTGTTACCAAAAACAGCTAAAATTACTGGGGAAGTGCTTTTCACAGACCGTAGCGGAAAACAACACAGTTTACTTAACGCTAACAATCTAAGTGAATTGCGTGGTTCTGAAATTGCGATGATTTACCAAGACTCTTTAAGTGCATTAAACCCATCAATGCGTATCAAAGATCAAATGGCACAGCTCATTAAACGTGGCAGCCACCATACTGCAGAAAAACTGTTGGAATGGGTACACCTTGATCCAGAAAAAGTGTTGAACCGTTATCCGCATGAACTTTCTGGTGGTCAACGTCAACGTGTGGTGATTGCAATGGCATTAACTCGTGAGCCGAAATTATTAATCGCCGATGAACCAACAACCGCATTAGACGTAACCGTTCAAGCTGAAGTGGTGAAATTATTGAATGAATTACGTGAAAAACTTGGTTTTGCTATGGTGTTTGTCAGCCACGATTTAGCATTGGTTGCACAGTTAGCTCACCACATTACCGTAATGTATGCAGGTCAAGTAGTTGAAATGGCACCAACATCCTTATTGCTTGCTAATCCAACTCATGAATATACACGTGGCTTATTGGGCTCTGTACTTTCAACTGAAGTCCGTGCGAAACGTTTATATCAAATTCCGGGCAGCGTACCGTCACCTTACGACTTTGCGGTGGGTGACCGTTTTGCAAGTCGTTCATTACGACCAGATGCAAATCCGGAACAAAAATTGGTATTAACCGCCGTGGAAGGCGAGCCGTCTCACTTGTGGGCTTCTCATCTAGCTAAGCCTGTAACGGAAGCGAAAGGAGCATAA
- a CDS encoding ABC transporter ATP-binding protein produces the protein MLKIDNLYYWHNVEHSLLNGIDLILQKGELLTILGANGRGKSTLLNCIAGLLKPKSGQILLDNCKLSEMSSKQIAQKIAYVSQHSPQTYQYRVRDYVVLGRAAHLGVFDKPSEADFALVDEALKKLGISHFADRIYMQMSGGEKQLVNLARILVQQPQLILFDEPTSALDYGNVFKTLSLIKELSLQGFTIIMTTHNPDHPMLLHSALPHSRVSILNEHGKLQTGLAPEIITEANLKALYQTDLRLVDVPALQRQICAITHL, from the coding sequence ATGCTTAAAATTGACAATCTGTATTACTGGCACAATGTTGAACATTCACTACTCAACGGCATTGATTTAATCTTACAGAAAGGCGAATTGCTGACTATTCTTGGTGCAAATGGTCGTGGTAAATCAACCTTATTAAATTGCATTGCTGGGCTTTTGAAACCAAAGAGCGGTCAGATTTTGCTGGATAATTGCAAATTAAGCGAAATGAGCAGCAAGCAAATTGCGCAAAAAATTGCTTATGTCTCGCAACACAGCCCACAAACCTATCAATATCGCGTGCGTGATTATGTGGTACTCGGTCGTGCTGCGCATTTAGGTGTTTTTGATAAGCCAAGTGAAGCTGATTTTGCATTAGTTGATGAAGCCTTAAAGAAACTCGGCATCAGTCATTTTGCTGACAGAATTTATATGCAAATGAGTGGCGGTGAAAAGCAGCTGGTTAATCTCGCGCGTATTTTGGTGCAACAACCCCAATTGATTTTGTTTGATGAACCTACTTCGGCATTAGATTACGGCAATGTGTTTAAAACCTTAAGCCTAATAAAAGAGCTCTCACTACAAGGCTTTACCATTATCATGACAACACATAATCCCGATCATCCCATGTTGTTACATAGCGCACTGCCCCACAGCCGAGTAAGCATCTTAAACGAGCATGGCAAGTTACAAACAGGTTTGGCACCGGAAATCATTACCGAAGCCAACTTGAAAGCACTTTATCAGACAGATTTGCGCCTGGTCGATGTACCTGCTCTGCAACGACAAATCTGTGCGATTACCCATTTATAA